A stretch of Cucumis sativus cultivar 9930 chromosome 2, Cucumber_9930_V3, whole genome shotgun sequence DNA encodes these proteins:
- the LOC101205582 gene encoding photosystem II core complex proteins psbY, chloroplastic, producing the protein MTWLYLCLSSPHLITPNIVLPKPNLFYFILHLSSTCQSPELSSTVTSKSTSMAATMATMAVLSVKCTSINSTKTHNTQKIIPKPISLLSLQNLPKGLISSKSNQNSNLSTFLSSTAIAGAVFATLGSSDPAFAAQQIAEIAADGDNRGLALLLPLIPAVAWVLFNILQPALNQINRMRSDKGVIIGLGLGGLTASGFMYAPDASASEIAMIADASSSDSRGQLLLFVVAPAILWVLYNILQPALNQLNRMRSE; encoded by the coding sequence ATGACTTGGCTTTACCTGTGTCTTTCATCTCCTCATCTCATCACTCCTAACATTGTTTTGCCAAAACCCAACCTTTTCTACTTCATTCTGCATCTCTCCTCTACCTGCCAAAGCCCAGAGCTTAGTTCAACCGTAACAAGCAAGTCAACTTCAATGGCAGCAACCATGGCTACAATGGCGGTGCTCAGTGTCAAGTGCACAAGCATCAACTCCACCAAAACCCACAACACCCAAAAGATAATCCCCAAACCTATctcccttctctctctccaaAACCTTCCAAAAGGCCTAATCTCATCAAAATCTAATCAAAATTCCAACTTATCAACCTTCCTCTCCAGCACCGCCATCGCCGGAGCTGTCTTTGCAACCTTGGGATCATCGGATCCTGCATTTGCAGCCCAACAAATTGCAGAGATAGCAGCAGACGGTGACAACCGTGGTTTAGCCCTTCTGCTACCTCTTATTCCGGCCGTAGCATGGGTTCTGTTCAACATATTACAGCCAGCACTCAACCAGATCAACAGAATGCGCAGTGACAAGGGTGTGATAATTGGGTTAGGATTAGGTGGATTGACTGCATCAGGGTTTATGTACGCACCTGATGCTTCGGCCAGCGAGATTGCCATGATTGCCGATGCTTCTTCAAGTGATAGCAGGGGCCAGCTTCTTCTGTTTGTCGTAGCACCCGCCATTCTCTGGGTGTTGTACAACATTCTACAGCCGGCTTTGAATCAGCTCAACAGGATGAGGTCCGAGTGA
- the LOC101205346 gene encoding ALBINO3-like protein 1, chloroplastic isoform X1, whose protein sequence is MASISPYRPNFVFSSFPSRVPNSNPLFHGVQFRGLSHHKPFLRGSLAVARFGFKPEFLPDPDNAEGFVRDLFGKAESFLYTIADAAVSASPDNVTTVKQTDDWFTGITNYMESVLKILKDGLSTLHVPYAYGFAIILLTVLVKAATFPLTKKQVESAMAMRSLQPQVKAVQQRYAGDQERIQLETARLYKLAGINPLAGCLPTLATIPVWIGLYRALSNVANEGLLTEGFFWIPSLAGPTTIASRQNGSGISWLFPFVDGHPPLGWSDTFAYLVLPVLLVVSQYISVQIMQSSQNNDPSMKSSQAITQFLLLMIGYFALSVPSGLSLYWLTNNILSTAQQAWLQKAGGAKTLDKQFIDEIMKQEEKQVRVQSEAPKLNSISSSTVARQEEKPTAEGLKPGERFKRLKEQEARLRQQREEEERKAEESAKAESLTVNDGDKSATVGVVVNGSLSRQDVKEDQNSIPTTTMQRVDVDSEPSATQGEGVLETYTRVAKDAKLNGEEQRE, encoded by the exons ATGGCTTCCATTTCACCTTACCGCCCAAACTTTGTGTTCTCTTCATTTCCTAGTCGTGTTCCCAACTCAAATCCTCTATTTCATGGAGTCCAATTCCGAGGCTTATCCCATCATAAGCCTTTCCTTCGCGGTTCTCTTGCTGTGGCGAGATTTGGGTTTAAACCCGAGTTCTTGCCTGACCCGGATAACGCCGAGGGCTTTGTTAGAGATTTGTTTGGCAAAGCTGAGAGCTTTCTTTACACGATTGCCGACGCCGCCGTGTCTGCTTCGCCGGATAATGTTACTACCGTCAAGCAGACGGATGATTGGTTTACGGGGATTACCAATTATATGGAGAGCGTCCTTAAA ATTCTTAAGGATGGACTTTCTACTTTACATGTTCCTTATGCCTATGGCTTTGCCATTATACTTCTTACAGTTCTTGTTAAGGCTGCTACGTTTCCTTTGACAAAGAAGCAG GTAGAATCTGCAATGGCGATGCGTTCTTTGCAACCCCAAGTGAAGGCTGTTCAACAACGCTATGCTGGGGATCAG GAGAGGATTCAACTTGAGACTGCTCGACTGTACAAATTAGCAGGCATAAACCCACTAGCAG GATGCCTACCCACGTTGGCAACAATTCCTGTATGGATTGGACTATACAGAGCTCTTTCAAATGTGGCCAATGAG GGTCTCCTCACGGAAGGTTTTTTCTGGATACCCTCTCTGGCTGGTCCAACTACGATTGCCTCCCGACAAAATGGGAGTGGTATTTCTTGGCTCTTTCCATTTGTT GATGGTCATCCTCCACTTGGGTGGTCAGATACCTTTGCGTATCTTGTTTTGCCTGTGTTGCTGGTCGTTTCGCAGTACATCTCTGTTCAAATTATGCAATCGTCGCAG AATAATGATCCGAGCATGAAGAGTTCTCAAGCCATAACGCAGTTCCTACTGTTAATGATTGGATATTTTGCACTTTCAGTTCCTTCTGGTCTAAGTCTTTATTG GCTTACCAATAACATCTTGAGCACAGCTCAGCAAGCATGGCTTCAAAAGGCAGGTGGCGCAAAAACCCTGGACAAACAGTTCATTGATGAAATCAtgaaacaagaagaaaaacaagtcCGAGTCCAGAGTGAAGCGCCCAAGTTAAACTCAATATCAAGTAGCACCGTAGCTCGTCAAGAGGAGAAGCCGACAGCAGAAGGGCTAAAGCCTGGTGAAAG ATTTAAACGGTTAAAGGAGCAAGAGGCTAGGTTAAGACAgcaaagagaggaagaagaaaggaaagcgGAAGAGTCTGCCAAGGCTGAATCTCTGACTGTAAATGACGGCGACAAGAGCGCAACTGTTGGAGTTGTTGTCAATGGTAGTCTTTCCAGGCAGGATGTAAAGGAGGATCAGAACTCCATACCCACGACTACTATGCAAAGAGTCGATGTGGATAGTGAGCCAAGTGCAACTCAGGGAGAG GGAGTGCTCGAGACATACACTAGGGTGGCCAAGGATGCCAAACTAAACggagaagaacaaagagagTAA
- the LOC101205346 gene encoding ALBINO3-like protein 1, chloroplastic isoform X2 codes for MASISPYRPNFVFSSFPSRVPNSNPLFHGVQFRGLSHHKPFLRGSLAVARFGFKPEFLPDPDNAEGFVRDLFGKAESFLYTIADAAVSASPDNVTTVKQTDDWFTGITNYMESVLKILKDGLSTLHVPYAYGFAIILLTVLVKAATFPLTKKQVESAMAMRSLQPQVKAVQQRYAGDQERIQLETARLYKLAGINPLAGCLPTLATIPVWIGLYRALSNVANEGLLTEGFFWIPSLAGPTTIASRQNGSGISWLFPFVDGHPPLGWSDTFAYLVLPVLLVVSQYISVQIMQSSQNNDPSMKSSQAITQFLLLMIGYFALSVPSGLSLYWLTNNILSTAQQAWLQKAGGAKTLDKQFIDEIMKQEEKQVRVQSEAPKLNSISSSTVARQEEKPTAEGLKPGERFKRLKEQEARLRQQREEEERKAEESAKAESLTVNDGDKSATVGVVVNGSLSRQDVKEDQNSIPTTTMQRVDVDSEPSATQGEN; via the exons ATGGCTTCCATTTCACCTTACCGCCCAAACTTTGTGTTCTCTTCATTTCCTAGTCGTGTTCCCAACTCAAATCCTCTATTTCATGGAGTCCAATTCCGAGGCTTATCCCATCATAAGCCTTTCCTTCGCGGTTCTCTTGCTGTGGCGAGATTTGGGTTTAAACCCGAGTTCTTGCCTGACCCGGATAACGCCGAGGGCTTTGTTAGAGATTTGTTTGGCAAAGCTGAGAGCTTTCTTTACACGATTGCCGACGCCGCCGTGTCTGCTTCGCCGGATAATGTTACTACCGTCAAGCAGACGGATGATTGGTTTACGGGGATTACCAATTATATGGAGAGCGTCCTTAAA ATTCTTAAGGATGGACTTTCTACTTTACATGTTCCTTATGCCTATGGCTTTGCCATTATACTTCTTACAGTTCTTGTTAAGGCTGCTACGTTTCCTTTGACAAAGAAGCAG GTAGAATCTGCAATGGCGATGCGTTCTTTGCAACCCCAAGTGAAGGCTGTTCAACAACGCTATGCTGGGGATCAG GAGAGGATTCAACTTGAGACTGCTCGACTGTACAAATTAGCAGGCATAAACCCACTAGCAG GATGCCTACCCACGTTGGCAACAATTCCTGTATGGATTGGACTATACAGAGCTCTTTCAAATGTGGCCAATGAG GGTCTCCTCACGGAAGGTTTTTTCTGGATACCCTCTCTGGCTGGTCCAACTACGATTGCCTCCCGACAAAATGGGAGTGGTATTTCTTGGCTCTTTCCATTTGTT GATGGTCATCCTCCACTTGGGTGGTCAGATACCTTTGCGTATCTTGTTTTGCCTGTGTTGCTGGTCGTTTCGCAGTACATCTCTGTTCAAATTATGCAATCGTCGCAG AATAATGATCCGAGCATGAAGAGTTCTCAAGCCATAACGCAGTTCCTACTGTTAATGATTGGATATTTTGCACTTTCAGTTCCTTCTGGTCTAAGTCTTTATTG GCTTACCAATAACATCTTGAGCACAGCTCAGCAAGCATGGCTTCAAAAGGCAGGTGGCGCAAAAACCCTGGACAAACAGTTCATTGATGAAATCAtgaaacaagaagaaaaacaagtcCGAGTCCAGAGTGAAGCGCCCAAGTTAAACTCAATATCAAGTAGCACCGTAGCTCGTCAAGAGGAGAAGCCGACAGCAGAAGGGCTAAAGCCTGGTGAAAG ATTTAAACGGTTAAAGGAGCAAGAGGCTAGGTTAAGACAgcaaagagaggaagaagaaaggaaagcgGAAGAGTCTGCCAAGGCTGAATCTCTGACTGTAAATGACGGCGACAAGAGCGCAACTGTTGGAGTTGTTGTCAATGGTAGTCTTTCCAGGCAGGATGTAAAGGAGGATCAGAACTCCATACCCACGACTACTATGCAAAGAGTCGATGTGGATAGTGAGCCAAGTGCAACTCAGGGAGAG AACTGA